Proteins from a single region of Bacteroidota bacterium:
- a CDS encoding T9SS type A sorting domain-containing protein: MKRLVYLFLLTLLFCSADSFADSTFVTTLKIGKLGGAIREMKFVNSTTGFCCGDDISFNTNIFIAKTTDAGNSWQTVTPPGLTRGLTALEFINANTGVVVGNAGLILRTTNGGTNWSTIDISPYTGDISDITFSGTDTAYACGASVTGMATNTVFKSVNGGVNWTMLNTNCTSSRSMIEVFNNQTLVCAGNSGVIIRSTNGGTTWDSLRFGTQAFNGLKKAGSSTVWAVGNSQVVYKSTNQGLTFTLALDNGPSPLYSVDFLDSLRGFIVGSNGVNYITSNGGTSWDSLAVSTLCAQVLFSACYKSSTEIFASGQQGTIMKSSNGGTVWDYVESSNRFHSIDINGSIPTFMVAVGWRGAIIKSANSGSNWTFMKAAQGFELYDVKVFDANNFYICGGGGTFGITTNGGISFTYRNTPVVGATNRTMYWFNLNEGYCAGDNGELYYTTNAGTTWTSQLSWGASNNDIEDITFIDNNTGYVSGQLGRIAKTTNRSTWDSTGITHPSTQYVWEMKYISHTRFYAGSQNGCIYGSTNGGATWALVNDTTGLSGVNVYSFDYQFGRGIAVGTKGKVFRLQDPSFNWILSQSNVTGPNGTTIDLWAYRMITVNGGYMCGYQGGLFYIGISPPVNITKGTEVVSEYQLSQNYPNPFNPITKIKFALPKNEFVKITIFDLSGKEVQQIVNENLTAGEYETEFNAANLASGTYFYKIETNSFSDTKKMILVK, encoded by the coding sequence ATGAAAAGATTAGTTTACCTCTTTCTACTAACACTGCTTTTCTGCTCTGCAGATTCATTTGCGGATTCTACCTTCGTCACCACCCTGAAAATAGGGAAGCTCGGCGGCGCAATCCGTGAAATGAAATTTGTCAACTCAACAACAGGATTTTGCTGCGGCGATGACATCAGCTTTAATACAAATATCTTTATAGCAAAGACCACAGATGCAGGAAACTCCTGGCAGACTGTTACTCCTCCCGGACTAACCCGCGGCTTAACTGCTCTTGAATTTATTAATGCCAACACAGGTGTTGTAGTAGGTAATGCAGGACTTATTCTCCGCACTACTAACGGCGGAACTAACTGGTCTACAATTGATATCTCTCCCTATACAGGCGATATTTCCGATATAACTTTTTCAGGTACTGATACAGCCTACGCATGCGGAGCAAGTGTAACCGGCATGGCAACAAACACTGTATTCAAATCCGTCAACGGCGGAGTGAACTGGACAATGCTTAATACCAATTGCACAAGCTCACGCTCAATGATAGAAGTATTTAATAATCAGACATTGGTCTGCGCCGGTAACAGCGGTGTAATTATCCGTTCAACAAACGGGGGAACTACATGGGATTCGCTTCGCTTCGGTACTCAGGCATTTAACGGATTAAAAAAAGCCGGAAGCAGTACAGTTTGGGCAGTAGGAAATTCACAGGTTGTTTATAAGTCAACCAATCAGGGATTAACATTCACCCTTGCCTTAGATAACGGTCCATCGCCATTATACTCAGTAGATTTCCTTGACTCCTTAAGAGGATTTATAGTCGGCTCAAACGGAGTAAACTACATTACATCTAACGGCGGTACAAGCTGGGATTCGCTTGCAGTCTCAACTTTATGTGCGCAGGTTCTCTTCAGCGCATGTTATAAAAGCTCAACTGAAATATTTGCAAGCGGACAGCAGGGAACAATTATGAAAAGCTCTAACGGCGGAACAGTTTGGGACTACGTTGAGTCATCCAATCGTTTTCATTCTATAGATATCAACGGTTCAATACCAACTTTTATGGTGGCAGTCGGCTGGAGAGGAGCTATTATCAAATCAGCCAACTCAGGCAGCAACTGGACTTTCATGAAAGCGGCTCAGGGATTTGAACTTTACGATGTAAAGGTCTTTGATGCGAACAACTTCTATATATGCGGCGGCGGCGGTACTTTCGGAATTACAACTAACGGCGGTATAAGCTTTACCTATAGAAACACACCGGTAGTAGGAGCTACAAACAGAACAATGTACTGGTTCAATCTTAACGAAGGCTACTGCGCCGGAGACAACGGCGAGCTCTATTATACTACAAACGCCGGAACAACATGGACTTCACAGCTAAGCTGGGGAGCATCTAATAACGATATTGAAGATATAACTTTTATTGATAACAATACAGGATACGTCAGCGGACAGCTTGGCAGAATTGCAAAGACTACAAACCGCTCAACATGGGACAGCACAGGCATTACACATCCATCAACTCAATATGTCTGGGAAATGAAATACATAAGCCATACACGATTTTATGCCGGCAGCCAGAACGGTTGCATTTACGGTTCAACAAACGGCGGTGCGACTTGGGCGTTAGTTAACGATACAACAGGGCTGAGTGGTGTTAACGTTTACAGCTTTGACTACCAGTTTGGCAGAGGTATTGCCGTAGGAACAAAGGGAAAAGTATTCAGATTGCAGGACCCTTCATTCAATTGGATTCTCTCACAAAGCAACGTCACAGGACCGAACGGAACTACAATCGATCTATGGGCATATAGAATGATAACTGTAAACGGCGGATACATGTGCGGCTATCAGGGAGGACTATTTTACATAGGCATTAGTCCGCCTGTAAATATTACGAAGGGGACTGAAGTAGTCAGTGAGTATCAGCTTAGCCAGAATTACCCGAATCCTTTTAACCCGATTACAAAAATAAAATTTGCTCTTCCGAAAAATGAGTTTGTAAAAATTACAATATTTGATTTGAGCGGAAAAGAAGTGCAGCAGATAGTAAATGAAAACCTGACTGCAGGTGAATACGAAACCGAATTTAACGCAGCAAATCTTGCAAGCGGTACATATTTTTATAAGATTGAAACGAATTCATTTTCAGATACGAAGAAGATGATTTTGGTAAAATAG
- a CDS encoding T9SS type A sorting domain-containing protein: MKFFLLLLSYFVLTLGLQAKSNYTPEQIRMLASISVKINSDGEVDKSVFKTGIVPDSRIIQNYNESPSTIVFMKEMSSLRNYYDLESNGTPLQIWQDPANQDNIHAVYTYSSQETGWSDRTIQYFFSSDRGLTWSLICNVPASGRAGFGTITGTSNGCALIGAHTAIGANTNVRAVFFADAFPGLGSFTALDPGASTNNRTIWPRVAATQNVSLTNKFVFCTSTSGADSAFIGIGLSLTSSNFLSYRAFNASPAECYTIARGADGRIGIAYIVDGTNDPANYGDIYFMESTDAGSNFSAPTKIFDANFSTDSLAGLRGISMAYKSNTPCVVFETIKQTTAGNFFPGAPSKIRFWTSGAPVSVVIADSNNIPYAPAGGTNDVLAPICRPSIGVTGNVLFVTTMAANSATGSTDTTNYDDIYLIRSNNSGATWSAPERITPSSPRNDWRYASISPSNDIVGNVYFANVVVQKDTVPGSNVNLANPLTNAKPYFLRLSYITGIVNISNGIPGEYKLYNNYPNPFNPSTKIRFDLAKNSTVKINIFDVNGRLVSDLVNSVLAAGTYETDFNASALSSGVYYYRIETNSFSDTKKMILVK; this comes from the coding sequence ATGAAATTTTTTCTTTTACTACTTTCATATTTTGTATTAACGCTTGGTTTACAGGCAAAGAGCAATTACACTCCTGAACAAATCAGAATGTTGGCGAGCATTTCTGTAAAAATTAATTCTGACGGAGAGGTTGATAAAAGCGTTTTTAAAACAGGTATAGTTCCTGACTCAAGAATAATACAAAATTACAATGAATCCCCTTCAACCATAGTTTTCATGAAGGAAATGAGTTCATTGCGCAATTATTACGACCTTGAAAGCAACGGCACACCTTTGCAAATCTGGCAGGACCCTGCTAACCAGGATAATATACATGCCGTATATACTTATTCATCACAGGAAACCGGATGGAGTGACAGAACCATTCAGTATTTTTTCAGTTCCGATAGAGGACTAACCTGGAGCTTAATCTGCAACGTTCCTGCATCGGGAAGAGCAGGCTTTGGCACAATAACAGGAACAAGTAACGGCTGCGCATTAATCGGAGCGCATACTGCAATCGGCGCAAACACTAATGTAAGAGCAGTTTTTTTTGCTGATGCATTTCCCGGTTTAGGTTCATTCACTGCTTTGGACCCCGGAGCTTCTACAAACAATAGAACTATCTGGCCAAGAGTAGCAGCTACTCAAAATGTATCACTAACTAATAAGTTTGTATTCTGTACATCAACAAGCGGAGCTGACTCAGCTTTTATTGGAATTGGTCTTTCATTGACATCTTCTAATTTTCTCAGTTACAGAGCATTCAATGCATCCCCTGCCGAGTGCTATACTATAGCCCGCGGAGCTGACGGCAGAATAGGCATTGCTTACATTGTTGACGGAACAAATGACCCTGCAAACTACGGCGATATTTATTTTATGGAATCAACCGATGCAGGTTCAAATTTTTCAGCGCCTACAAAAATTTTCGATGCAAACTTCAGCACAGATTCACTCGCAGGTTTACGCGGAATTTCCATGGCTTACAAATCAAATACACCTTGCGTCGTTTTTGAAACAATTAAACAAACAACTGCAGGAAATTTCTTCCCGGGAGCGCCTAGTAAAATAAGGTTCTGGACTTCAGGAGCACCTGTAAGTGTAGTAATTGCTGACTCCAATAATATTCCATATGCACCTGCCGGAGGAACAAACGATGTACTTGCTCCGATTTGCAGACCAAGCATAGGTGTAACAGGCAACGTTCTATTTGTAACGACCATGGCAGCAAACTCAGCAACCGGAAGTACGGATACTACAAACTACGATGATATTTACCTGATACGTTCCAATAACTCAGGCGCAACCTGGTCAGCACCTGAAAGAATTACACCAAGCTCACCTAGAAATGACTGGAGGTATGCAAGCATTTCACCATCCAATGATATAGTTGGTAATGTATATTTTGCCAATGTAGTAGTTCAGAAGGATACAGTTCCCGGCAGCAACGTAAACCTTGCAAATCCTTTAACCAATGCAAAGCCTTACTTTTTAAGATTATCATACATAACCGGAATAGTAAACATTTCAAACGGAATTCCCGGAGAATATAAACTATACAATAATTATCCAAATCCGTTTAACCCGTCAACTAAGATAAGATTTGATTTAGCAAAGAACTCAACTGTAAAAATAAACATATTCGATGTCAACGGAAGGCTTGTAAGCGACCTTGTAAATTCTGTTCTCGCAGCGGGAACCTACGAAACAGATTTCAACGCATCGGCACTTTCCAGCGGAGTGTATTATTACAGAATTGAAACAAATTCATTCAGCGATACAAAGAAAATGATTTTGGTTAAATAA
- a CDS encoding T9SS type A sorting domain-containing protein: MKKILVLLALVLFMTTNGYSQYLTQDFEGAWSGSPEAPSGWTQSRQVLIGNGIPDGIGTTSGDKDWQKNTNTGTATWSLTPGTPGTMPNSAISGTGVAWLQTRDFGGSGQNWGSRRLESPSINLSSSTSPYLRFWMFNSDGSTSLHIRVVGSSDGGTTWLNIQQITPNFTATTVTSATPWSRITVAIPAAFRTANMKIGIEVGSPWGTNNMFVDDVSVEEYTPTTITSTGAGGLWGDVATWVGGVVPSSDNNVVIASGATVNLNVNIARCQNLQVDGILQYNSTTTTILLQTFGDFTVSATGTYNSFSGATGKRTYIGGNINNAGTINFGISATSTSEAAMIWLGYGPYTFTNTGTISFSKINTIWCAVTQGVTFNSPVVNTFRFVLALGTVNPNGNLTLGSSASNTTMTIERLKGSFTSAPTFGAGVTRSVSYLDGTGVTSTLAVQPYTPSKETISPGEEVELITGVRTVAGTMIVATHGRLQLAYPLTVGTATTGALTLTRGIIMTDAVNILRTSAFFAPGAGTAPSTATPSVTHGCYVSGPMRVDFPTTTASRNFALGSGTSYNDSIPTSNVLKTVVMATTTAWSASTSITGSIEAKPTGSVVGPLQGLMGTRSYRMNLNGGSDIPTNSTIALIGNNYNYGTGAGSDSLLGNLQNLFVAQSTTGTGSWTVRSITSGTGSFTANTNYTRTTATGAPGPISPLATNGEYFCFATDASSAPNVGPQSISPSGSSFYPNGTTNIPMTGVIINSGLSATTNPVTVVRQIIGTAYISTTTVPAGLGVSATANTTFADFTGFTTGVTYQIKDSVYMVGDGSPSNDTLSAFFTPNIAKKMLIIWNDQPSRDSLIIHLNNSVYASQYDVAPTSGALPNAALSNWKTIFALYASAANISAITNSRDSLKVWLDGSTGPSDKRSLLIFGNDLGYQLDPRRNTSATAADTIFYRQYMHAQYWADDWIDAFTAADSTVKGTASPFLSITGQRINDPYPDCVAPATWNNGTGTTTGILIPTTESGDGDSCAAVSYVGPTYNMFYGTNVYKSYVPTVTGLASPQGAMINQIIQFVQQNEGVAPVELASFTSSIDKRNVTLRWSTNNEENNSGFNIERRIAGTNEWTKVGNVTGAGNSNTIKNYSFEERNLATARYNYRLKQMDFNGNFKYYDLANEVIIGVPSKFDISQNYPNPFNPSTKINFDLPFDSKVQIKVFDMTGREMYQIVNETRTAGYYTVQFNASALASGIYFYQINAAGGNQSFVKTMKMVLVK; the protein is encoded by the coding sequence ATGAAAAAAATCTTAGTACTTTTAGCTCTGGTATTGTTTATGACCACTAACGGTTATTCACAATATCTTACACAAGATTTCGAAGGCGCATGGTCAGGCTCACCTGAAGCACCTTCGGGCTGGACACAATCCAGACAAGTTTTAATCGGGAATGGTATTCCTGACGGTATTGGAACAACTTCCGGTGATAAAGACTGGCAAAAGAATACCAATACAGGAACTGCAACCTGGTCATTGACTCCGGGAACTCCGGGAACAATGCCAAACTCCGCTATCTCAGGTACAGGCGTTGCCTGGCTTCAGACAAGAGACTTTGGCGGCTCGGGACAAAACTGGGGCTCAAGAAGACTTGAATCCCCTTCCATAAATCTATCATCTTCAACTTCTCCGTATTTAAGATTCTGGATGTTTAACTCAGACGGAAGTACATCTTTGCATATAAGAGTAGTAGGTTCTTCAGATGGCGGTACAACATGGCTTAACATTCAGCAGATTACACCGAACTTCACTGCAACGACTGTAACATCTGCTACTCCGTGGTCAAGAATTACCGTTGCCATACCTGCTGCTTTCAGAACGGCAAATATGAAAATCGGTATTGAAGTTGGTTCACCATGGGGAACAAATAACATGTTCGTGGACGATGTTTCAGTTGAAGAATATACACCTACAACCATTACATCTACAGGTGCAGGCGGTTTATGGGGAGATGTTGCAACATGGGTAGGCGGCGTAGTGCCTTCTTCTGATAACAACGTTGTTATCGCTTCCGGCGCAACTGTAAACCTTAATGTAAATATAGCAAGATGCCAAAACTTACAGGTTGACGGTATTTTACAATATAACTCAACAACCACTACAATATTATTACAAACCTTTGGTGACTTTACAGTATCGGCGACAGGAACTTATAATTCATTTAGCGGAGCAACAGGTAAAAGAACATACATAGGCGGTAATATAAATAACGCAGGTACAATTAACTTTGGTATCTCTGCAACTTCTACTTCGGAAGCCGCTATGATTTGGCTCGGCTACGGACCTTACACATTTACAAATACAGGAACAATAAGCTTTAGTAAAATAAATACAATCTGGTGCGCAGTTACACAGGGAGTTACTTTCAACTCCCCTGTTGTAAACACATTCAGATTTGTATTAGCATTAGGTACAGTAAATCCAAACGGAAATCTTACACTTGGAAGCTCTGCATCTAACACAACGATGACAATCGAGAGATTAAAAGGTTCATTTACATCAGCTCCTACATTTGGCGCAGGTGTAACAAGAAGTGTTTCATATCTTGACGGAACAGGTGTTACTAGTACTCTGGCAGTACAGCCTTACACACCAAGCAAAGAAACAATTTCACCCGGTGAAGAAGTTGAACTTATTACCGGAGTTAGAACGGTTGCCGGTACCATGATTGTTGCTACACATGGAAGGCTGCAGCTTGCTTACCCGCTTACAGTAGGTACTGCAACAACAGGTGCTTTGACATTAACAAGAGGTATTATAATGACTGATGCTGTTAACATATTAAGGACATCGGCATTTTTTGCACCGGGTGCAGGAACAGCACCAAGTACTGCAACTCCATCTGTAACACATGGATGTTATGTTTCAGGTCCTATGAGAGTGGATTTCCCTACAACAACTGCATCAAGAAATTTTGCATTGGGTTCAGGAACGAGTTATAATGATTCTATTCCAACATCAAACGTTCTGAAAACAGTTGTAATGGCTACAACAACTGCATGGAGCGCTAGCACATCTATTACAGGATCAATAGAAGCAAAACCAACAGGTTCTGTAGTTGGTCCTTTACAGGGATTAATGGGTACAAGAAGTTACAGAATGAATTTGAACGGCGGTTCAGATATTCCGACAAACTCAACTATAGCTTTAATAGGAAACAATTATAACTATGGTACAGGCGCAGGAAGCGACAGCTTACTTGGTAATCTTCAAAATTTATTTGTTGCTCAGTCAACAACAGGAACAGGAAGCTGGACTGTAAGATCAATAACAAGCGGCACCGGTTCATTCACTGCAAATACAAATTACACAAGAACTACAGCAACAGGCGCTCCGGGACCAATATCTCCTCTTGCAACAAACGGTGAATACTTCTGTTTTGCAACAGATGCTTCATCTGCACCTAATGTAGGTCCCCAATCAATATCTCCATCAGGAAGTTCGTTTTATCCAAACGGAACAACTAATATTCCTATGACGGGAGTAATCATTAATTCAGGGTTATCTGCAACAACAAATCCTGTAACAGTTGTAAGACAAATTATCGGAACAGCTTACATAAGTACAACAACTGTACCTGCAGGATTGGGAGTAAGTGCAACAGCAAATACAACTTTTGCTGATTTTACAGGTTTCACAACCGGAGTAACTTATCAGATCAAAGACTCAGTTTACATGGTTGGTGACGGAAGCCCTTCAAACGATACTTTATCAGCATTCTTCACACCGAATATTGCAAAGAAAATGCTTATCATCTGGAACGACCAGCCAAGCAGAGACTCGCTTATTATCCATTTGAACAATTCAGTTTATGCATCTCAGTATGATGTTGCTCCAACTTCAGGCGCATTGCCAAATGCAGCGCTCTCAAACTGGAAAACAATCTTTGCTCTATATGCAAGTGCTGCTAATATCAGCGCTATTACAAATTCAAGAGATTCTCTGAAAGTATGGCTTGACGGTTCTACAGGACCAAGCGATAAGAGAAGTCTTTTAATCTTTGGAAATGACTTAGGATATCAGTTAGACCCGAGAAGAAATACATCTGCTACAGCAGCAGATACAATTTTCTACAGACAATACATGCACGCTCAATACTGGGCAGATGACTGGATTGATGCATTCACAGCAGCAGATAGTACAGTTAAAGGAACTGCTTCACCATTTCTTTCAATCACAGGTCAGAGAATAAATGACCCGTATCCGGATTGCGTAGCACCTGCTACGTGGAATAACGGTACAGGTACAACCACAGGTATTTTGATTCCGACTACAGAGTCCGGTGACGGCGACTCTTGCGCTGCAGTCAGCTATGTCGGACCTACTTACAATATGTTCTACGGTACAAACGTTTATAAGAGTTATGTGCCTACAGTTACAGGCTTAGCTTCTCCGCAAGGCGCAATGATAAATCAGATTATTCAGTTCGTACAGCAGAATGAAGGTGTCGCTCCTGTTGAGCTTGCATCATTCACTTCATCTATCGATAAGAGAAATGTAACTTTAAGATGGAGTACAAATAACGAAGAGAACAACTCAGGATTTAACATTGAAAGAAGAATTGCAGGAACAAACGAATGGACTAAAGTCGGCAACGTAACCGGCGCAGGAAATTCAAACACTATTAAGAACTACAGCTTTGAAGAAAGAAACCTTGCTACTGCAAGATATAACTACAGACTAAAACAAATGGACTTCAACGGTAACTTCAAATATTATGACTTAGCAAACGAAGTTATTATCGGAGTGCCAAGCAAATTCGATATTTCACAAAACTATCCGAATCCTTTCAACCCGTCAACAAAGATTAATTTTGACTTGCCATTCGACAGCAAAGTACAAATTAAAGTCTTTGATATGACAGGAAGAGAAATGTATCAGATAGTTAACGAAACAAGAACTGCAGGTTATTACACAGTACAGTTCAATGCTTCAGCTTTAGCAAGCGGTATTTATTTCTACCAGATCAATGCAGCCGGTGGAAATCAAT